One part of the Candidatus Tumulicola sp. genome encodes these proteins:
- a CDS encoding flagellar biosynthetic protein FliQ, whose product MEETAVRLFVTALEVALLLAVPLVAVVALVGIVIGVLQTVVQVQDQNVSFLPKLIAIAAVLSLGGATGLSLLVRLMVNALAALPKMVGH is encoded by the coding sequence ATGGAGGAAACCGCAGTGCGCCTTTTCGTGACGGCGCTCGAGGTCGCGCTTTTGTTGGCGGTGCCGCTCGTCGCTGTCGTGGCGCTCGTCGGTATCGTGATCGGCGTGCTTCAGACGGTCGTCCAAGTGCAAGATCAAAATGTGTCGTTCTTGCCCAAGCTCATAGCCATCGCCGCGGTGCTCTCGCTAGGTGGCGCGACCGGGCTTTCGCTGCTCGTGCGCTTGATGGTGAACGCGCTTGCGGCGCTGCCCAAAATGGTGGGGCACTGA
- a CDS encoding flagellar type III secretion system pore protein FliP: MNDVLHVAGSSGRGSPVELLVMFFGLGLVPLLAVSVTSFTRIVVVLGLLRSALGSSALPPNAVIIALSLLLSGAVMSPTIAAIDHAAVQPYLAHRASTAQALERGTEPLRSFMVRQTRASDVAAFARMARVRIAGTAEAPFRIVAPAFMISELRTAFAMGFALALPFAVIDVVVAAVMMSLGMFMVSPASIALPLKLLLFVVADGWTLVCGSLVASFR; the protein is encoded by the coding sequence ATGAACGACGTCCTCCACGTGGCGGGATCGTCTGGTCGTGGCTCGCCCGTCGAGCTGCTCGTGATGTTTTTCGGCTTGGGCCTCGTTCCACTCTTGGCGGTTTCCGTCACATCGTTCACCCGGATTGTGGTCGTGCTCGGTTTGCTACGGTCGGCACTTGGCTCCTCGGCTCTACCCCCGAACGCGGTTATCATCGCGCTCTCGCTGTTGCTGAGCGGCGCGGTGATGTCGCCGACGATCGCAGCGATTGACCACGCCGCGGTGCAACCGTATTTAGCGCACCGGGCGAGCACCGCTCAGGCGCTCGAACGGGGCACCGAGCCGCTCCGATCATTCATGGTTCGGCAAACTCGAGCATCCGACGTCGCAGCTTTTGCTCGCATGGCGCGAGTCCGCATCGCTGGCACCGCCGAGGCGCCCTTTCGAATCGTTGCGCCGGCCTTCATGATAAGCGAACTGCGCACGGCCTTTGCGATGGGCTTCGCGCTCGCGCTGCCCTTCGCCGTGATCGACGTCGTCGTCGCCGCGGTGATGATGTCGCTTGGGATGTTCATGGTCTCGCCCGCTTCGATCGCGCTGCCGCTCAAGTTGTTGCTTTTTGTCGTAGCGGACGGCTGGACGCTCGTGTGCGGTTCGTTGGTGGCGTCTTTTCGATAA
- a CDS encoding flagellar biosynthetic protein FliR, which translates to MAAAFCGCAAFAATTPLVVKGAVPSLIRTALALTLAPLVADAHPSAAQSTAWLDTFLRQTPPLVFTGAACGLCAALVANAASAAGATIDAALASPPTGGARLFGSSLGPFGSIYALGYAVAMFSGGAATQLISVFVEAVRASAGPAPTTSSMSEVVDAGFRAALGLAAPAIFAQTISAIVCAAIARVAPRSNGMLLASAMGSLLAIAGVLVGIRVFFPELIGIAGRSVGATRALFP; encoded by the coding sequence CTGGCCGCCGCCTTCTGCGGCTGCGCGGCTTTCGCGGCGACGACGCCGCTGGTCGTCAAGGGAGCTGTGCCGTCGCTGATCCGAACCGCACTCGCGCTGACGCTAGCGCCGCTCGTGGCAGATGCGCATCCGTCTGCCGCGCAAAGCACGGCATGGCTTGACACTTTCCTGCGCCAAACGCCCCCTCTGGTGTTCACCGGAGCGGCTTGCGGCTTGTGCGCGGCGCTCGTCGCCAATGCAGCTTCGGCCGCCGGCGCAACGATCGACGCCGCACTTGCCTCGCCTCCGACCGGAGGAGCAAGGCTTTTCGGCTCCAGTCTTGGGCCATTCGGGTCGATATACGCGCTCGGCTACGCCGTCGCGATGTTCAGCGGCGGCGCAGCGACCCAGCTCATCAGTGTTTTCGTGGAAGCGGTGCGCGCGTCGGCTGGGCCCGCGCCAACCACAAGTTCGATGAGCGAAGTCGTCGATGCCGGCTTCCGCGCCGCACTTGGGCTTGCAGCGCCGGCTATCTTCGCTCAGACGATATCGGCGATCGTGTGTGCGGCGATCGCTCGGGTCGCGCCGCGATCAAACGGCATGCTGCTCGCCTCCGCAATGGGAAGTCTGCTGGCCATTGCCGGCGTGCTGGTGGGAATACGGGTCTTCTTCCCGGAGCTCATCGGCATCGCCGGCCGCAGCGTGGGCGCGACGCGCGCCCTTTTTCCGTGA
- a CDS encoding FliM/FliN family flagellar motor C-terminal domain-containing protein, producing the protein MRDIARCELRTTYHPATLEGYVEQEAAGDRVWRFLVEEKLIWCVLDARSQRSLLEFVLGGPGAPTLTSVERTIVSESLSCLLGASNQKMTEEHQERPPARGMWRCGIDVVGARPGRSTIQLFAAAALAPPTPPPQPLQIRAVPIDLRVELAPMTFALRSMQEWCPGCVIPVGASGRSKAQLKVDRMLVATGELGMCDGKRAVRLANSP; encoded by the coding sequence GTGCGAGACATAGCCCGCTGCGAACTGCGAACGACCTACCACCCGGCAACGCTCGAGGGTTACGTCGAACAGGAAGCGGCCGGTGACCGGGTCTGGCGTTTCCTCGTTGAAGAGAAGCTGATCTGGTGCGTGCTCGACGCTCGATCGCAGCGCTCGTTGCTCGAGTTCGTTCTGGGAGGCCCCGGCGCGCCCACGCTCACTTCCGTCGAGCGCACGATTGTCTCCGAATCGCTGTCGTGTCTGCTGGGCGCCTCGAATCAAAAGATGACTGAAGAGCATCAGGAGCGCCCGCCGGCCAGGGGCATGTGGCGCTGCGGCATAGATGTCGTGGGCGCGCGGCCCGGCCGCTCGACGATTCAATTGTTTGCAGCAGCGGCGCTCGCGCCACCAACGCCGCCGCCGCAGCCCCTGCAGATACGCGCTGTGCCAATCGACCTTCGCGTTGAACTCGCACCCATGACCTTCGCGCTTCGCAGCATGCAAGAGTGGTGCCCCGGTTGCGTCATCCCAGTCGGGGCTTCCGGGCGATCGAAAGCCCAGTTGAAGGTAGATCGCATGCTCGTGGCCACAGGCGAACTCGGCATGTGCGATGGAAAACGCGCGGTCCGTCTGGCGAACTCCCCATGA
- a CDS encoding FliM/FliN family flagellar motor switch protein: MSTSVRNGDVPSAEVHAPEERAQSTRQSLVIADIEVAITVLLGSARCTIGEVMDFAPGAIVPLSARANAPVHVLVNGTALAGGDIVELEDGSLAVEIAEIFDRPRTDNPIA, encoded by the coding sequence ATGAGCACCTCTGTACGCAATGGTGACGTCCCCTCGGCGGAGGTGCACGCGCCGGAAGAACGGGCCCAATCGACTCGGCAATCCTTGGTTATAGCCGACATTGAAGTTGCGATCACCGTTCTGCTTGGATCGGCGCGATGCACGATCGGTGAGGTCATGGATTTCGCGCCCGGCGCCATCGTGCCGCTTAGCGCTCGTGCCAATGCGCCCGTGCACGTGCTTGTCAATGGGACCGCTCTGGCGGGTGGTGACATCGTAGAGCTTGAGGACGGTTCGCTCGCAGTCGAGATCGCCGAAATCTTCGATCGTCCGCGAACCGACAACCCGATAGCATGA
- a CDS encoding EscU/YscU/HrcU family type III secretion system export apparatus switch protein, translated as MNEAQERTEAATPKKLARARAQGQNPYSALAVAAFTVSATALPFAAVPAGMRTWVFMFRRTVGAAAVASRDHDVAALFAALHVAWSLRDLWIVAGLAALASWLAATMIAAACGALGYSPGALRPTWRRLAWSAGVAQLLPRGAPMQVIMIAVCIAALGWAAEPCVASLIGAAMLGAPFPESAAALGEALKTSWQRAAISLGIVALADVVIQRRRFAANLKMSMRELRDERAEAEGRPEVKSRRRSLATRVRAVDISAVRRATAVVTNPTHLAIALRYAPPGIDVPIVVSRGADLAAHAVRAAAERYAVPIVESPDLARTLYARAEHGAPIPEECYAAVAAIFIWIVRTRGSLAGAETDA; from the coding sequence GTGAACGAGGCGCAAGAACGCACCGAAGCGGCGACGCCAAAAAAACTCGCGCGTGCTCGCGCCCAGGGGCAAAATCCGTACAGCGCACTCGCTGTCGCCGCATTTACGGTTTCTGCGACAGCGCTGCCCTTTGCCGCGGTCCCGGCAGGCATGCGCACATGGGTCTTCATGTTTCGCCGGACGGTCGGCGCCGCTGCGGTGGCGTCGCGCGACCACGATGTCGCTGCTCTCTTCGCGGCGCTGCACGTCGCCTGGTCTCTGCGCGATCTTTGGATAGTCGCAGGCCTCGCCGCACTCGCGAGCTGGCTCGCAGCCACCATGATAGCGGCGGCATGCGGGGCGCTAGGGTATAGCCCAGGAGCGCTCCGACCGACGTGGAGACGTCTCGCCTGGTCTGCCGGTGTCGCGCAACTGCTCCCACGCGGCGCACCCATGCAGGTCATCATGATAGCCGTGTGCATCGCCGCGCTAGGCTGGGCGGCGGAACCGTGTGTGGCGTCGCTGATCGGGGCAGCGATGCTCGGCGCACCGTTCCCGGAGAGCGCGGCGGCGTTGGGAGAAGCGCTCAAGACGAGCTGGCAGCGAGCCGCGATTTCGCTCGGAATCGTCGCGCTAGCCGACGTCGTCATCCAGCGGCGCCGCTTCGCGGCGAATCTCAAGATGTCGATGCGCGAGTTGCGAGACGAACGCGCTGAGGCTGAGGGGCGGCCGGAAGTCAAATCTCGCCGAAGGTCGCTCGCTACGCGCGTTCGCGCCGTCGACATATCGGCGGTCCGCCGCGCCACCGCGGTGGTCACGAATCCCACGCACCTCGCCATCGCCTTGCGCTACGCGCCACCGGGGATCGACGTCCCGATCGTCGTCTCTCGGGGCGCCGATCTCGCCGCGCACGCTGTTCGCGCTGCCGCCGAACGGTACGCCGTTCCAATCGTTGAATCACCGGATTTAGCGCGCACCTTATACGCTCGCGCGGAGCACGGTGCGCCGATCCCTGAAGAGTGCTACGCCGCCGTCGCTGCGATCTTCATCTGGATCGTGCGCACGCGCGGCTCGCTCGCGGGCGCCGAGACGGACGCATGA